Proteins from one Mycobacterium sp. HUMS_12744610 genomic window:
- a CDS encoding ArsA family ATPase, with the protein MSDSVTPTPARISLFVGKGGVGKSTLASATAVAAANRGQRVLVVSTDQAHSLGDVLGVPVPPSGGDEAVRVLADDQSGAGFLDALALDTLALLEARWQHVVGAVDRRFPDSELGTIAPEELSALPGVQEVLGLHAVGELSASGRWDLVVVDCASTADALRMLTLPATFGLYVERGWPRHRRLSIAADDSRSAAVVELLERISAGVDALGALLTDGELVGAHLVLTPERVVVAEAVRTLGSLALMGVRVEELIVNQVLVQDESYEYHNLPAHPAFSWYAERICEQRVVLDELAAAMGDVALVVTPHLSGEPIGPKALGALLDSARRTGTGAPPGPLQPIVDLESGSGLGATYRMRLALPQLDSGALTLGRVDDDLIISVGGLRRRVRLASVLRRCTVLDARLRGSELTVRFRPDPEVWPR; encoded by the coding sequence CTGAGTGATTCCGTTACGCCGACCCCGGCCCGGATCAGTCTGTTCGTCGGCAAGGGCGGGGTAGGAAAGTCAACTCTGGCCTCGGCCACCGCGGTCGCCGCCGCGAACCGGGGTCAGCGCGTGCTGGTGGTGTCCACCGACCAGGCGCATTCGCTGGGCGACGTGCTGGGCGTCCCGGTCCCGCCGAGCGGGGGCGACGAGGCCGTCCGGGTGCTCGCCGACGACCAGTCCGGTGCCGGTTTTCTCGACGCGCTGGCCCTGGACACCCTGGCCCTGCTCGAGGCCCGCTGGCAGCACGTTGTCGGCGCCGTGGACCGCAGGTTTCCCGACTCTGAGCTGGGCACCATTGCGCCCGAAGAACTTTCGGCCCTGCCGGGCGTGCAGGAAGTCCTCGGGTTGCACGCCGTCGGTGAGCTTTCGGCCTCCGGGCGCTGGGATCTCGTCGTCGTCGACTGCGCCTCGACCGCCGACGCGTTGCGGATGCTGACCCTGCCTGCCACGTTCGGGCTCTACGTCGAGCGTGGGTGGCCGCGCCACCGCAGGTTGTCGATCGCCGCCGACGACAGCCGCTCGGCGGCGGTGGTGGAGTTGCTGGAGCGCATCAGCGCGGGTGTCGACGCGCTCGGCGCACTGCTGACCGACGGCGAGCTGGTCGGTGCGCACCTGGTGCTGACCCCCGAGCGGGTGGTGGTGGCCGAGGCGGTCCGGACCCTGGGCTCGCTGGCGTTGATGGGGGTGCGCGTGGAGGAGCTGATCGTCAACCAGGTTCTCGTGCAGGACGAGTCCTACGAGTACCACAACCTGCCCGCGCACCCGGCGTTCTCCTGGTACGCCGAACGCATCTGCGAACAACGGGTCGTCCTGGACGAACTGGCCGCCGCCATGGGTGACGTCGCGCTGGTGGTGACCCCGCACCTGTCCGGCGAACCGATCGGCCCCAAGGCGCTGGGCGCACTGCTCGACAGCGCCCGCCGGACGGGTACGGGCGCGCCGCCGGGCCCGTTGCAGCCCATCGTCGACCTCGAATCCGGATCGGGGCTTGGGGCGACATACCGGATGCGGCTAGCGTTGCCCCAACTCGATTCGGGTGCCCTGACCCTCGGCCGTGTCGACGACGACCTGATCATCAGCGTCGGCGGGTTGCGGCGCCGGGTGCGGCTGGCGTCCGTACTGCGGCGTTGCACGGTGCTGGACGCGCGTCTGCGGGGTAGTGAACTGACGGTTCGTTTCCGACCAGACCCGGAGGTGTGGCCTAGATGA
- a CDS encoding ISL3 family transposase, with amino-acid sequence MRDTELYRHLLGLVAPWEVQRVELSAQEGRVDVWVVHPGRTRFACPDCERELSVYDHGEERAWRHLDSCAFLTFLHASPPRVACPEHGVHQVRLPWAEPHSRFTMLFERLAIDVLAACDVAAAAGLLRVSWDEAWHLMDRAVARGLAAKPLVAPAHVGVDEKAAGKGQDYITVVSDLDAGTVDYIADERRQASLDGYFDRFTPEQLAGIEAVAMDMWEPFAASVRAHLSDAENKIVFDRYHLMGYLTKAVDTVRKAENRALAAAGDKSLAGSKYLWLYSAENLPDRHQDRFATLRSGDLKTARAWAIKESLRHFWSYQRRGWAAKHFKRWYFWATHCRLKPIIDAAKTLKRHEAGLLSYFAHRITNAGAEGLNSRIQAIRVSARGYRNREHFKTAIYFHLGGLQLYPAIP; translated from the coding sequence GTGCGCGACACCGAGTTGTACCGCCATCTGCTGGGACTGGTAGCGCCGTGGGAGGTGCAACGGGTGGAGCTGTCGGCTCAGGAAGGTCGGGTGGACGTCTGGGTCGTGCATCCGGGCCGGACCCGGTTCGCCTGCCCGGACTGCGAGCGCGAGCTGTCGGTGTATGACCATGGCGAGGAACGGGCGTGGCGGCATCTGGACTCGTGTGCGTTTCTGACGTTCCTGCATGCCAGCCCGCCGCGGGTGGCCTGTCCCGAGCACGGGGTGCATCAGGTGCGGCTGCCGTGGGCCGAGCCGCATTCGCGGTTCACCATGTTGTTTGAGCGGCTGGCCATCGACGTGCTCGCCGCGTGCGACGTGGCGGCCGCGGCCGGGCTGCTGCGGGTCAGCTGGGACGAGGCGTGGCACCTGATGGACCGTGCGGTGGCCCGCGGCCTGGCCGCCAAACCGCTGGTGGCGCCGGCCCACGTCGGGGTCGATGAGAAGGCGGCCGGGAAGGGACAGGACTACATCACCGTGGTCAGTGACCTGGACGCGGGCACGGTGGACTACATCGCCGACGAACGCCGCCAGGCCAGCCTGGACGGCTACTTCGACCGGTTCACCCCCGAGCAGCTGGCCGGGATCGAGGCGGTGGCAATGGACATGTGGGAGCCGTTCGCCGCCTCGGTGCGCGCGCACCTGAGCGACGCCGAGAACAAGATCGTCTTCGACCGCTACCACCTGATGGGCTACCTGACCAAGGCCGTGGACACCGTGCGCAAGGCCGAGAACCGGGCGCTGGCCGCGGCCGGCGATAAGAGCCTGGCCGGCAGCAAGTACCTGTGGCTGTATTCGGCGGAGAACCTGCCCGACCGTCACCAAGACCGCTTCGCCACGCTGCGCTCCGGTGACCTGAAAACCGCTCGGGCATGGGCGATCAAGGAGAGCCTGCGGCACTTCTGGTCCTACCAGCGTCGCGGCTGGGCAGCCAAACACTTTAAGCGCTGGTACTTCTGGGCCACCCACTGCCGTCTCAAGCCGATCATCGACGCGGCCAAGACGTTGAAGCGCCACGAGGCGGGGCTGTTGTCCTACTTCGCCCACCGCATCACCAACGCCGGTGCCGAGGGCCTGAACTCACGCATCCAGGCCATCCGGGTTTCGGCCCGCGGCTACCGCAACCGCGAGCACTTCAAGACCGCGATCTACTTCCACCTCGGCGGGCTCCAGCTCTATCCGGCCATCCCATGA
- a CDS encoding IS256 family transposase, translating into MAEMFTEETLDSLIKDAVKTGTPIDGADGLLNQLTKAVLERALNAELTHHLGYEAGDPAGRGSGNSRNGTTPKTVTTVNGPVQIDAPRDRNGSFEPAIVPKKTRRLNNINSVVLSLYSRGMTTRDIEAHLQEVYGASVSRELISNITEVVVDEIKAWQARPLDEVYPILYIDGLRLRIGDNGVITTKVAYLAIGVDLEGRKHALGCWIQDSEGAKFWQKVVIDLRNRGVRDILIACCDGLTGLPDAIRSIYPDTVVQTCVVHVIRNAMRFVSYKDRKKVATAMRAIYSAPTVDGAELALKEFDQQFGAQYPGAIDVWHNAWGEFVPFLDYPVELRKIVYTTNAIESINFQLRKITKNRGHFTDKDAAMKLLYLGLRNISSERGGYSGTGTHNWTVALNTLARLFPGRIPLC; encoded by the coding sequence CTGGCCGAGATGTTCACCGAAGAGACGCTGGACTCGTTGATTAAGGATGCGGTGAAGACCGGGACCCCGATCGACGGCGCGGACGGTTTGCTGAACCAGCTGACTAAGGCCGTGCTGGAGCGGGCGCTGAATGCGGAGCTAACCCACCATCTGGGTTATGAGGCCGGCGATCCGGCCGGACGCGGATCGGGAAATTCGCGCAACGGCACCACGCCGAAAACGGTGACCACCGTCAACGGCCCGGTGCAGATCGATGCGCCGCGTGATCGCAACGGCTCGTTTGAGCCGGCGATTGTGCCGAAGAAGACCCGCCGGCTCAACAACATCAATTCGGTGGTGTTGTCGCTGTATTCACGGGGAATGACCACCCGCGATATCGAAGCCCACCTGCAGGAGGTCTATGGGGCGTCGGTGTCGCGGGAGTTGATCTCCAATATCACCGAGGTGGTGGTCGATGAGATCAAGGCCTGGCAGGCCCGCCCGCTCGATGAGGTCTACCCGATCCTCTACATCGATGGGCTGCGGCTGCGGATCGGCGACAACGGGGTCATCACCACCAAGGTCGCCTATTTGGCCATTGGCGTGGATCTGGAGGGCCGCAAACACGCCTTGGGCTGCTGGATCCAGGACTCCGAGGGGGCGAAGTTCTGGCAGAAGGTCGTCATCGACCTGCGCAACCGCGGGGTGCGCGACATCCTCATCGCCTGCTGCGACGGGCTGACCGGTCTGCCTGATGCGATCCGCTCGATCTATCCCGATACCGTGGTGCAGACCTGCGTCGTGCACGTCATTAGGAATGCGATGCGCTTCGTGTCTTATAAGGACCGCAAGAAGGTCGCCACCGCGATGCGGGCGATCTACAGTGCGCCGACCGTCGATGGAGCCGAACTCGCACTCAAGGAGTTCGACCAGCAATTCGGCGCCCAATATCCGGGTGCAATTGACGTGTGGCACAACGCCTGGGGGGAATTCGTTCCGTTCCTGGACTATCCGGTGGAGTTGCGCAAGATCGTCTACACCACCAATGCGATCGAGTCGATCAACTTCCAGTTGCGCAAGATCACCAAGAACCGTGGTCATTTCACGGACAAGGACGCCGCGATGAAGTTGCTGTACCTCGGGCTGCGCAACATCTCCAGCGAGAGAGGAGGCTATTCGGGTACTGGAACGCACAACTGGACTGTGGCGCTCAACACACTCGCCAGACTATTCCCTGGGCGAATCCCATTGTGCTAG
- a CDS encoding IS630 family transposase, with protein MRRDGIAASVSTVRRWLDHDALKPWQHRSWIFVRDPDFEAKAAVVLELYARTYQGTPLGADEYVISADEKPSIQARDRCHRTVATRPGRPMRVNHDYHRRGALAYLAAYDVHQARVFGRCETSTGIKAFTRLVDQVMTSQPYASATRVFFIVDNGSSHRGIAAIDRLSARYPNATMIHTPVHASWLNQVEIYFSIVQRKVLTPNDFPDLTVLEQRLATFQDCYNRTAEPFRWRYTSADLHQHLTRLDHHTPAA; from the coding sequence CTGCGCCGCGACGGCATCGCGGCATCGGTGTCCACGGTGCGCCGCTGGCTGGACCACGATGCGCTCAAACCATGGCAGCACCGATCGTGGATCTTCGTGCGCGACCCCGACTTCGAGGCCAAAGCCGCCGTTGTGCTCGAGTTGTACGCCCGCACCTATCAGGGCACCCCACTGGGAGCCGATGAATACGTGATCTCCGCCGACGAGAAACCCTCGATCCAGGCCCGCGACCGGTGCCACCGCACCGTAGCGACCCGGCCGGGGCGCCCGATGCGGGTCAATCACGACTACCACCGCCGCGGCGCGCTGGCGTATCTGGCCGCCTACGACGTGCACCAGGCCCGGGTCTTCGGCCGTTGCGAGACCTCCACCGGCATCAAGGCGTTCACCCGACTGGTCGACCAGGTCATGACCAGCCAGCCCTACGCATCAGCCACGCGGGTGTTCTTCATCGTCGATAACGGCTCCTCACACCGCGGTATCGCCGCGATCGACCGGCTCAGCGCCCGCTACCCGAATGCGACCATGATCCACACCCCCGTGCACGCCTCCTGGCTCAACCAAGTCGAGATCTACTTCTCCATCGTCCAGCGGAAAGTACTCACCCCCAACGACTTCCCCGACCTCACCGTGCTCGAGCAACGCCTGGCAACATTCCAGGATTGCTACAACCGCACCGCCGAACCATTCCGCTGGCGATACACCAGCGCTGACCTTCACCAACACCTCACCCGGCTCGACCACCACACCCCTGCCGCATGA
- the ripC gene encoding peptidoglycan hydrolase RipC, which produces MSFDVGYPIARGLTRCLVGTLAGFIVFSGVFAANVAADPAQDALAKLTELSRRAEQTTEAMHSAQLDLNDKLAAQREAERKHADDQAAADAAKARLAGFQHAVDKLAAATYMGGRVDGMEAMLTAGSPQGLIDKLGMQRIMATQMTNQMASYRFAGQQAANAERESAKSEAQAKSAAEQAAAVRAGLQSKQSQLQVQIAVVKSQYLALTADQRTALANPGPVPEGAPAPGAPAPDAAPPGTPPGDGQRPGGPPAPFGWAAPAPGGGGGGDRANVVQAALTQVGSPYVWGGAGPGGFDCSGLVMWAFQQAGISLPHSSQAQAQGGQPVAVSDLQPGDVITFYNDASHSGIYVGDGMVIHSSTYGQPVRVVPMNAAGPIHDARRY; this is translated from the coding sequence TTGAGCTTTGACGTCGGGTACCCGATTGCGCGGGGTCTAACACGTTGTCTGGTGGGTACGTTAGCGGGCTTCATCGTGTTTTCCGGCGTTTTCGCAGCAAATGTGGCCGCCGACCCTGCCCAGGACGCGCTGGCCAAACTCACCGAGCTGTCGCGGCGGGCCGAGCAGACCACCGAGGCGATGCACAGTGCCCAGCTCGACCTGAACGACAAGCTGGCGGCCCAGCGCGAGGCGGAGCGCAAGCACGCGGACGACCAGGCCGCCGCCGACGCGGCGAAGGCCCGCCTGGCCGGATTCCAGCACGCGGTCGACAAGCTGGCTGCCGCGACGTACATGGGTGGCCGCGTCGACGGCATGGAAGCCATGCTGACCGCGGGATCGCCGCAGGGACTGATCGACAAGCTGGGCATGCAGCGGATCATGGCTACCCAGATGACCAACCAGATGGCCAGTTACCGCTTCGCCGGCCAGCAGGCCGCCAACGCGGAGCGGGAGTCGGCCAAGTCCGAGGCCCAGGCGAAGAGCGCGGCCGAACAGGCCGCCGCGGTCCGGGCCGGCCTGCAGTCCAAGCAGAGTCAGCTGCAGGTGCAGATCGCCGTCGTCAAGTCGCAGTACCTCGCCCTGACGGCCGATCAGCGCACCGCGCTGGCAAACCCCGGGCCGGTCCCGGAAGGCGCGCCCGCGCCGGGCGCCCCCGCGCCGGACGCGGCGCCGCCGGGCACCCCCCCTGGTGACGGCCAGAGGCCCGGTGGGCCTCCGGCGCCCTTTGGCTGGGCTGCCCCGGCTCCCGGCGGTGGCGGTGGCGGTGACCGTGCCAACGTGGTGCAGGCGGCGCTGACGCAGGTCGGTTCGCCGTATGTGTGGGGCGGCGCCGGCCCCGGCGGGTTCGACTGTTCCGGGCTGGTGATGTGGGCCTTCCAGCAGGCCGGCATCTCGCTGCCGCACTCCAGCCAGGCGCAGGCCCAGGGCGGTCAGCCGGTGGCGGTGTCGGACCTGCAACCCGGCGACGTCATCACCTTTTATAACGACGCGTCACACAGCGGCATCTACGTCGGCGACGGCATGGTGATCCATTCCTCCACCTACGGCCAGCCTGTGCGCGTGGTGCCGATGAATGCCGCGGGCCCGATCCACGACGCCCGCCGCTACTAG
- a CDS encoding DUF4157 domain-containing protein: protein MLAWVFVAEAVVASALPLRPHPDTPVRPTDHPVAAAAAVVVGDRTVRLLGPDKRLLSRVASDVGAAVRRVEAFWGAEWPPDVEVVAAGSDAQFRAAAGGGPAAQWADIAAVTVADRVDAARRVALGERIVFAPGAAGMSEPALRIVLAHELFHYAARPDTALDAPRWLTEGVADFVARPITPVPAGAAAGTAALPSDADLDAPGPQRSSAYDRAWWFARFVADSYGTATLRAFYVAACGVGHTDLPTAVRDVLGTEPAQLLGRWRRWLAQ from the coding sequence CTGCTGGCGTGGGTATTCGTCGCCGAGGCGGTCGTGGCCTCAGCCCTGCCGCTTCGTCCGCATCCCGACACGCCGGTGCGCCCCACCGACCACCCGGTGGCCGCAGCGGCGGCTGTGGTCGTCGGTGACCGAACCGTCCGGCTGCTCGGCCCCGACAAGCGCCTGCTGTCGCGGGTCGCGTCGGACGTCGGCGCCGCGGTGCGGCGGGTGGAGGCGTTCTGGGGCGCGGAGTGGCCGCCCGACGTCGAGGTGGTGGCCGCCGGCTCCGACGCACAGTTCCGCGCCGCCGCCGGCGGGGGACCGGCGGCGCAGTGGGCCGACATCGCCGCGGTGACGGTCGCGGACCGCGTCGACGCGGCCCGCCGGGTGGCGCTCGGCGAGCGGATCGTGTTCGCCCCGGGCGCTGCCGGTATGAGCGAACCCGCACTGCGGATCGTGTTGGCGCACGAGCTCTTTCATTACGCCGCCCGTCCCGACACCGCCCTGGACGCGCCGCGGTGGCTGACCGAGGGCGTCGCCGACTTCGTTGCCCGGCCGATCACCCCGGTGCCCGCCGGCGCCGCGGCCGGGACGGCGGCGCTGCCCTCGGACGCCGACTTGGACGCGCCGGGGCCGCAGCGCTCGTCGGCCTACGACCGTGCGTGGTGGTTCGCCCGGTTCGTCGCCGACAGCTACGGGACGGCGACGCTGCGCGCGTTCTACGTGGCCGCCTGCGGCGTGGGACACACCGACCTGCCGACCGCCGTCCGCGACGTTCTGGGCACCGAGCCGGCGCAGCTACTCGGCCGCTGGCGGCGGTGGCTGGCGCAGTAG
- a CDS encoding SRPBCC family protein, which translates to MAEKTTQTIHIDADPDTILKVIADIDAYPDWISEYKEAEVQERGADGYPKVARFVMDAGIIKDTLVMSYQWPEDRRSLSWTLVSSSLLRSLEGSYRLAPKGSGTDVTYELTVDLALPMIGMLKRKAERRLTDTALKDLKKRVEAE; encoded by the coding sequence GTGGCGGAGAAGACGACGCAGACCATTCACATCGACGCTGATCCCGACACGATATTGAAGGTGATCGCCGACATCGATGCCTACCCGGATTGGATCTCGGAGTACAAGGAAGCCGAGGTGCAGGAGAGGGGCGCCGACGGCTACCCCAAGGTGGCGCGTTTCGTGATGGACGCCGGCATCATCAAAGACACCCTGGTTATGTCCTACCAGTGGCCCGAGGATCGCCGATCGCTGAGCTGGACCCTGGTCTCCAGCTCGCTACTGCGTTCGCTCGAGGGTTCGTATCGTTTGGCGCCCAAGGGTTCTGGCACCGACGTCACCTACGAGCTGACGGTGGACCTCGCCCTCCCGATGATCGGGATGCTCAAACGCAAGGCCGAGCGCAGGCTCACCGATACCGCGTTGAAGGATCTGAAGAAACGAGTCGAGGCTGAGTGA
- a CDS encoding helix-turn-helix domain-containing protein, with translation MGARRATPQKLVLRAMIVLLAADGAPNAAIAEELGICVDTARKWRARFAGKGIEGLADAPRSGRPPIYTPADRAKVTAWACELPAEHDLPLSRWSAVDLGRR, from the coding sequence GTGGGTGCGCGCCGGGCCACACCACAAAAACTGGTGCTGCGCGCGATGATCGTGTTGCTGGCCGCCGACGGCGCGCCGAACGCGGCGATCGCCGAGGAACTGGGCATCTGCGTGGACACCGCGCGTAAGTGGCGGGCCCGGTTCGCCGGCAAGGGCATCGAGGGCCTGGCCGATGCGCCGCGTTCGGGGCGCCCACCGATCTACACCCCGGCCGACCGGGCCAAGGTCACCGCTTGGGCGTGCGAGCTGCCCGCCGAACACGACCTGCCGCTGTCGCGATGGAGTGCTGTGGATCTAGGACGGCGCTGA
- a CDS encoding polyketide cyclase / dehydrase and lipid transport, protein MNSIQIADQTYVAVDGARVGIVIADPSNWRRWWPDLRLQVVEDRADKGIRWTVTGALTGTMEIWLEPMPDGLDGVVLHYFLHAEPTGLAAWQLAKLNLAKVIHRRRVAGKNVAFELKGSLERSRPVGTSPAV, encoded by the coding sequence GTGAACAGCATCCAGATCGCCGACCAGACGTATGTCGCGGTCGACGGCGCGCGGGTCGGCATTGTCATCGCCGATCCGTCGAACTGGCGCCGGTGGTGGCCCGACCTGCGGTTGCAGGTGGTCGAGGACCGCGCCGACAAGGGGATCCGGTGGACCGTGACCGGCGCGCTGACCGGCACCATGGAGATCTGGCTGGAACCCATGCCCGACGGCCTGGACGGCGTGGTGCTGCACTACTTCCTGCACGCGGAACCGACCGGCCTGGCGGCCTGGCAGCTGGCCAAGCTGAACCTGGCCAAGGTGATCCATCGGCGCCGGGTCGCGGGCAAGAACGTGGCATTCGAACTCAAGGGCTCACTGGAACGGTCACGCCCGGTCGGGACTTCTCCGGCAGTCTAG
- a CDS encoding AMP-dependent synthetase/ligase — MREYSVPARFTVAEHDNIAAMVFEHERDDPGFAIYQRRVDGVWTDVTCAEAAGQVRSAALGLISLGVQAGDRVSIFSATRYEWAILDLAILSVGAVTVPIYETSSAEQVRWVLQDSAAVLAFAETDAHAAMVTELAGDLPALRRVLHIDGSGPKALDQLVEAGASVDPAELTARLGALRAEHPATLIYTSGTTGRPKGCQLTHSNLLYETRGTKECLPTLLDKGQRLLVFLPLAHVLARALTLGAFANKVTVGFTSDIKNLLALLAEFKPTVVVSVPRVFEKVYNTAEQNAANDGKGRIFAIAAQTAVEWSQAHDRGRPGLRLRAKHALFDRVVYSKLRAALGGDCRASVSGGAPLGARLGHFYRGVGVTIHEGYGLTETSAAITVNQVDNVKVGTVGTLVPGNSLRIGEDGELLVRGGVVFSGYWGNEQATAEAFTDGWFKTGDLGAVDEDGFLTITGRKKEIIVTAGGKNVAPAVLEDQLRGHPLISQAMVVGDNKPFIGALITIDPEAFDGWKQRNSKAAGASVGDLANDPDLIAEVDAAVKQANLAVSHAESIRKFRILPVDFTEDTGELTPTMKVKRKVVAEKFATDIEAIYAKD, encoded by the coding sequence GTGCGTGAGTACAGCGTTCCTGCCCGCTTCACCGTCGCCGAGCACGACAACATCGCGGCCATGGTCTTCGAGCACGAGCGCGACGACCCCGGCTTCGCGATCTACCAGCGCCGGGTCGACGGCGTCTGGACTGACGTCACGTGCGCTGAGGCGGCCGGCCAGGTTCGTTCGGCGGCACTGGGTTTGATCTCACTGGGAGTGCAGGCCGGTGACCGGGTTTCGATCTTCTCGGCCACTCGCTACGAGTGGGCGATCCTCGACCTGGCGATCCTGTCGGTGGGCGCGGTCACGGTGCCGATCTACGAGACGTCGTCGGCCGAGCAGGTGCGATGGGTGCTGCAGGACTCGGCGGCGGTGCTGGCGTTCGCCGAAACCGACGCCCACGCCGCGATGGTGACCGAGCTCGCCGGTGACCTGCCCGCGCTGCGCCGGGTGCTACACATCGACGGGTCGGGCCCCAAGGCCCTCGATCAGCTGGTCGAGGCCGGTGCGTCGGTCGACCCGGCGGAACTGACGGCGCGGCTCGGGGCGCTGCGGGCCGAGCATCCGGCGACGCTGATCTACACCTCGGGCACGACCGGCCGGCCCAAGGGCTGTCAGCTCACCCATTCCAACCTGCTCTACGAGACGCGGGGCACCAAGGAGTGCCTCCCGACGCTACTCGACAAGGGGCAGCGGCTGCTGGTGTTCCTGCCGCTGGCCCACGTGCTGGCCCGCGCGCTCACCCTGGGCGCATTCGCCAACAAGGTGACCGTCGGCTTCACCAGCGACATCAAGAACCTGCTGGCGCTGCTGGCGGAGTTCAAGCCGACGGTCGTGGTGTCGGTGCCGAGGGTGTTCGAGAAGGTGTACAACACGGCCGAGCAGAACGCCGCCAACGACGGCAAGGGACGGATCTTCGCGATCGCCGCCCAGACCGCGGTCGAGTGGAGCCAGGCCCACGACCGCGGTCGGCCCGGGCTGCGGCTGCGCGCCAAGCACGCGCTGTTCGACCGCGTGGTCTACAGCAAGCTGCGCGCGGCGCTGGGCGGCGACTGCCGCGCATCGGTGTCCGGCGGTGCGCCGCTGGGTGCGCGGCTGGGCCACTTCTACCGCGGCGTGGGGGTCACCATCCACGAGGGCTACGGCCTGACCGAGACCAGCGCGGCCATCACGGTCAACCAGGTCGACAACGTCAAGGTCGGGACCGTCGGAACGCTGGTGCCCGGCAACAGCTTACGCATCGGCGAGGACGGGGAGCTGCTGGTGCGCGGGGGCGTGGTGTTCAGCGGCTACTGGGGCAACGAGCAGGCTACCGCCGAGGCGTTCACCGACGGCTGGTTCAAGACGGGCGACCTGGGTGCGGTCGACGAGGACGGCTTCCTGACGATCACCGGCCGCAAAAAGGAGATCATCGTCACCGCGGGCGGCAAGAACGTCGCACCCGCCGTGCTCGAGGACCAACTGCGGGGTCACCCGCTGATCAGCCAGGCAATGGTCGTCGGTGACAACAAGCCGTTCATCGGCGCGCTGATCACCATCGACCCCGAGGCGTTCGACGGCTGGAAGCAACGCAACAGCAAGGCGGCCGGTGCCTCGGTCGGCGATCTGGCCAACGATCCCGACCTGATCGCCGAGGTGGACGCCGCCGTCAAGCAGGCCAACCTCGCGGTGTCGCACGCCGAGTCGATCCGCAAGTTCCGCATCCTGCCGGTCGACTTCACCGAGGACACCGGCGAGCTGACACCGACGATGAAGGTCAAGCGCAAAGTGGTGGCCGAGAAGTTCGCCACCGACATCGAAGCGATCTACGCCAAGGACTGA
- the pimB gene encoding GDP-mannose-dependent alpha-(1-6)-phosphatidylinositol monomannoside mannosyltransferase, with translation MSRVLLVTNDFPPRPGGIQSYLVEFVGRLAGAGSHSVTVYAPQWKGADAFDEAAAATGYRVVRHPGTLMLPGPAVDARMRRLIGDHGIDTVWFGAAAPLALLASRARGAGATRVLASTHGHEVGWSMLPVARSVLRRIGDDTDVVTFVSRYTRSRFAPAFGPNASLEYLPPGVDTDRFRPDAAARAELRDRYRLGERPTVVCLSRLVPRKGQDTLIKALPSVRRRVDGAALVIVGGGPHSDALRRLARDCGVAEHVTFTGGVPAAELAAHHALADVFAMPCRTRGAGMDVEGLGIVFLEASATGVPVIAGRSGGAPEAVQHNKTGFVVDGRSVDEVAAAVARLLADRDRAAAMGAAGREWVMAQWRWDTLAARLAGLLRG, from the coding sequence GTGAGCCGGGTCCTGCTGGTGACCAACGACTTTCCGCCGCGGCCGGGCGGTATCCAGTCGTATCTGGTCGAGTTCGTCGGCCGGCTGGCCGGCGCCGGGTCGCACTCCGTGACCGTATACGCGCCGCAATGGAAAGGCGCCGACGCCTTCGACGAGGCGGCCGCGGCCACCGGCTACCGCGTGGTGCGCCATCCCGGCACGTTGATGCTGCCGGGGCCGGCGGTCGATGCCCGGATGCGCCGGCTGATCGGCGACCACGGCATCGACACCGTCTGGTTCGGGGCCGCCGCCCCGCTGGCCCTGCTGGCGTCGCGGGCCCGCGGCGCCGGGGCGACCCGCGTGCTGGCCAGCACCCACGGCCACGAGGTGGGCTGGTCGATGCTCCCGGTGGCCCGGTCGGTGCTGCGCCGCATCGGCGACGACACCGACGTCGTGACGTTTGTCAGCCGCTACACCCGCTCCCGGTTCGCCCCGGCCTTCGGGCCGAACGCCTCGCTGGAGTACCTGCCGCCCGGGGTGGACACCGACCGGTTCCGGCCCGACGCGGCCGCCCGCGCCGAGCTGCGCGACCGCTACCGGCTCGGTGAGCGGCCGACCGTGGTGTGCCTGTCGCGGCTGGTGCCCCGCAAGGGCCAGGACACGCTGATCAAGGCGCTGCCTTCGGTCCGTCGGCGCGTCGACGGCGCGGCGCTGGTGATCGTCGGCGGCGGCCCGCACTCCGACGCGCTGCGCAGGCTGGCCCGCGACTGCGGGGTCGCCGAGCACGTGACGTTCACCGGCGGCGTGCCGGCGGCCGAGCTGGCCGCGCACCACGCCCTGGCCGACGTCTTCGCGATGCCGTGCCGCACGCGCGGCGCCGGCATGGACGTCGAGGGGCTGGGCATCGTATTCCTCGAGGCGTCGGCGACCGGCGTGCCGGTCATCGCCGGTCGGTCCGGCGGAGCCCCGGAAGCCGTGCAGCACAACAAGACCGGCTTCGTGGTCGACGGCCGCTCGGTGGACGAGGTCGCCGCGGCCGTCGCCAGGTTGCTGGCCGACCGCGATCGCGCCGCGGCCATGGGCGCGGCCGGCCGCGAGTGGGTGATGGCGCAGTGGCGCTGGGACACGCTGGCCGCGCGGCTGGCCGGCCTGCTCCGCGGCTAA